CGACGGCATCGTCACGCCCCTGGTGGTGCTCGCCCTGGCCGGGGTGACCGCGGCCGAGCACACCGCCCCGCCGGACGCCACCGGCCACGCCCTGGTGCAGCTCGTCGTCGGCACGGCGTACGGCGCGGTGGTCGGACTGGCCGCCGGATGGCTGCTGCGGACCACACTCCGCAACGGCTGGGCGGCCGAGGACTTCGCCGGCGCAGGAGTGCTGGCCCTGGCGCTCCTCGCCTACACCTCCGCGCTCGCGCTCGGCGGCAACGGCTTCATCGCCGCCTTCGTCGCCGGCCTGGCCTTCGGATCGGCACACGGTGCGCCACCGCGGGTGCTCCTGTACGTCGAGCAGTCCGCCGCGCTGCTCTCCGTACTGGTCTGGCTGGTCTTCGGCGCCCTCCTGCTGCCGGAGGTGTTCGACCACCTCACCTGGCAGACCGCGGTCTACGCCGTCCTGAGCCTCACGGTGATCCGGATGCTGCCCGTGGCACTGTCCCTGATCGGGAGCGGACTGGACCTCAAAACGGTCCTGTTCGTGGGCTGGTTCGGCCCCCGCGGACTGGCCTCGATCATCTTCGGCCTGCTGGCGGTCGAGGAGCTGGCGGCCCCCGACACCCGAGCGGTGGTCCCGGTGGTCACCCTCACCGTCCTGCTCAGCGTCCTCGCCCACGGCCTCACCTCCGCACCCCTGGCGAACCGCTACGGCAGAGCGGCCGCGGCCAAGGGCATCGGCCCGGCCGGCGCGGAGGCGGACGAACTGCCCGTCCGGGGCATGGCGGCGGGCGGCCTGCACCGCGGGCCCGGCCACGGCCGGCGTCGGGGCGGCCCGGCGCCGTCCTGAACGCTGCCCCTCGGCGCGGACCGGACTGCGCCGCAGGCCGGCATTCTCACGCAAGTTCTCGCAGTTGCTCTTACGCACTCACGGTACCTACGGCACCCACGGCACTTACGACGTCCCGGCGTGGGCCACCGCCCCCCGCTGCCCCCGTGGGGAGTTGGTCAAGGAGGAATGCGCCGGCGAGAAGCCGCCTCCTTGCGGAATGCGATGCTCTACTTTTCTCCGACGGAATCAGCAGCCCTGGAGGACAGCGGAAAGGATGGAGGGCATTCCGTTTGTGGCGCTCGTCGAGTCGTCGGTCCAATTTCCTGCCGCAGGCCGGGAAAAGAGGGGCCGGAAAGGTGTGTGCGGAGGAAGAACGCGGCTGAAGCGCGCTGGTGAGCGGCCGTTGGCCCCATGATGTGACCGAAGGTCACCGGATTGCCGGCGATGCCTGCCGGCCGCGACGGCGGAAAGTGGCGTTCCTCTCCAGGGGCGGCAGTTGTCGATGAGCTTCGCAGCAGCACAGAATATGCTTTCTGCCTCCCGGGCAGCGGGAATGCGCGCCTCTGTGGCGATCCGCACCACACAACAGCCGGGCCGGTAGCTCTCCTTCATGTCCACAGGAGCTGACTTCGGTCCGCACCGCTACGCCGGGAACCTGAACACCGTCATGGATTTTCCTTTATCTCTTTGCCGTCTCCTCTCTCTTTACCGACTCCGCCTGCCCGTCTGGCTGATCCCGATCGTCTGGACCGTTGCCCTCGGCCTGTGGGGGCTCTCCCGGGAGAACAGTGTGTGGCGGGACGAGGCCGCCACCTGGCAGGTGGCCCTGCGGACCCCCGAGGAGATCTGGCACATGCTGGGACAGGTCGATGTCGTGCACGGGTTCTACTACCTGCTGATGCACGGCCTCTTCGCGCTTTTCGGGCCCGGTACCACGACCCTGCGGCTGCCGTCCGTGCTGGCCATGGCGGTGGCGGCGGCCTGCGCTGCGGTCATCGGCCGTCGGCTGGCCGGGACCTGGGCGGGGCTGGGGGGAGGGCTGGCGTTCGGCCTGCTCCCGGCCGTGCAGTTCCATCTCCAAGAGGGCCGCTCGTATGCCCTGGTCGCGGCCGGGGCTGCGGTCTCGACACTGCTGCTGGTGACCGTGCTCGCGGGGCGCGGCGGGGCGATGTGCTGGGCTGCGTACGGCGGAACGGTCCTGGTGTGCGGGCTGCTGAACTGGCTGTCGCTGCTGATTCTGCCCGCGCACCTGGCAACTCTGGTCTGGACAGGGGCCGGTCGCGGGATGTGGCTGCGCTGGGCAGCGGCCTCGGCGACCGCCACCGCCGGTGTACTGCCGTTGATCCTCTTCAGCCGGGGCCAGTCCGACCAGGTCTCCTGGATACCGCCGCTGACCTGGCACATGATGATCAGCCCTGCCGTCCTGCTGGCGATCGGCGGCCTCGGAGCCCTGCTGGACCGGCCGCGGGCAGGCCGGCTGTCGGCGGCGGCCGTCGGGTTACCCCTGCTGGCGGTGCCGCAGCTTGCCCTGATCGGTCTCTCCCTGGTCCAGCCGCTGTATTTGGACCGGTACATCCTGTTCAGCATGCTGGGGCTGGCGCTGTTGATCGGTGCCGGGCTGGGTGCGGCCATACGCTCGGCCGCGCCACGGTTCCCCATGGCGTCCACCTGGATCCTCCCCGTGGTGGTCGCCGTGGCGATGGTGGCGCTGGTGCCGCAATCGCTGGCCAAGCGCTCCCCGGACAGCCGGGTGGACGACGTCCTGGCCGTGGCGGCAGACGTGCGGCGGCTCAAGACGAGCGGTGCTGCGGTGCTCTTCATACCGGCGGCACGGCGCGACACCGCGTTGGTCTCCCCCGACGCCTTCACGGGCCTGCGGGACGTCGCCCTCGTGGAAAGCCCGCGGGATTCGGGGACGCTGAAGGGTGTGGAGGCCGACCCGGCACGGATACGGGCCGCGATACCGGCCCAGCGACGGATCCTGCTCGTCACGGACGCGACGAAGGTGGCGAAGCCGGTGTCGGCGGAGCGGGACAGGGTGAAGCTCGCCCTGCTGAAGGAGTACTTCACCGTGGTGTCCGACGAGCAGATTCGCGGCCGGAGAGTGACGGTGTACCAGCGGCGTGCACCGGGTCGGCGAGCGGTCGGCTGAAGCCCGGCGGGCAATCCGGGGGAGGCAGCGGATGCTCTGCCGCGACGCGGGCCTGCAGTGGCGGCGACGGTGAGGACATCCGTGAGGACGTTGAGGGGACCGTCGGTGAGGACGTCCGAGGGCGCCTGGACGCCCCGGGCGCCGCGAAGAAGACCGCACCCGCTCCGTCACGGACGCCCTGCTGGGCGGCGTGCGGAGCGGGTGCGGAGAGTGAGGCGAGGTGACCTGCGAAAACGCGGGTCGGACGCCCAGCCTGAGGTCAGGCCTTCTTGGTCTCCCAGAAGATCTTGTCGATCTGGGCGATGTAGTCCAGGGCCTTCTGGCCGGTGGCCGGGTCGTTGGAACCCTTGGCCGCGCTGAGGGCCTTGAGGGTGTCGTTGACCAGCTGGTGCAGCTCCGGGTACTTCTCGAAGTGCGGGGGCTTGAAGTAGTCGCTCCACAGCACCGAGACATGGTGCTTGGCCAGCTCGGCGCGCTGCTCCTTGATCAGGACGGCGCGAGTGCGGAAGTCCGCGTCCTCGTTGGCCTGGTACTTCTCCTGGACGGCCTTGACCGACTCGGCCTCGATGCGGGCCTGGGCCGGGTCGTACACGCCGCAGGGCAGGTCGCAGTGGGCGCTGACCTTCACCTTGGGGGCGAACAGGCGCGAAAGCATGTTCAGTCCTTCCTCGTGATCGTCTTCTCAGGTGCGAGATTACTCGGTGCGGGAAGGCTTTTCTTGGCCGGGCCGGGGGTCTTAGGGCAAAAGTCCGGTAGCGGGGTGGGGCTGATGGAGGATGGACCGGTGAGCGGGACGGACCGGGGCCAGGCCGGGAGGTACGGGATGCCGGAGCGGGTGCACGAGCGTGGGCCGGAGCAGGGCGGGGACGCGGACGCGGGAAGCGGGCGGGGCGGGCTGCTCCGCGCCTTCGGGCTGGCCGAGGTCTACAACCCGTCGATGGTGCCGACGCTGCGGCCCGGGGACCAGCTGGTGGTGCAGTACGGGGCCGTGGTGCGGCCCGGTGACGTCGTCGTGCTGCGGCACCCGTTCCGCCAGGATCTGCTGATCGTCAAGCGGGCCGTGCGGCGGCGCGACGGCGGCTGGTGGGTGCAGGGGGACAATCCGTTCGTCGAGAACGACAGCCGGGAATTCGGGGTCGTTCCCGACGAACTGGTCATCGCCCGTGCCTGGGTGCGGGTGCGGCCCCCGCGGGGGATTCAACGCTCGGTCACCGGGGTGCTCTCCTGGGTGGTCTCGGCGGTCCGGCCGGTGCGGCCCGAGCGCTCGCTCTCCAGGCGCTTGCGGGCGCGGTAGGCGGCGACATTGGCACGGGTGGCGCAGCGGTCGGAGCAGTAGCGCCGGGAGCGGTTGGTCGAGGTGTCCAGGTAGACGTTGCGGCAGGGCTGCGCCTCGCAGATGCCGAGCCGGTCGATGCCCAGGTCGGTGAGGTGGAAGGCCAGGCCCATGCAGGCGGTCGCGGTGTAGCCCGCGGTGGCGTTGGCCGCGTGGTCGGCGATGTGCATGTGCCAGTTGGGGCGGCCTCCCCCACTCTCGGCTACGCCGCTCTCGACTCCTCCCTCACTCTCGACTGCTCCCCCACTCTCGACTCCGCTTGAGCGGGGGGACCCCCATGACCGGGGGGACCCCCATGAGCGGGAGGTGCCCCCATCGTCGCGGTTCTCGTGGCCGGAGATCTGCGGGCTGACCGGGAACTCCATCATCAGGGCGTTGAGGAGGTCCACGGCGCGCACCTCGTCGCCGCCGGCCGCGGCCTCGAAGACGGCGCGCAGCCGGGCGCGGACCGCGCGCAGCCGGGTCACGTCGCTCTCGGTCGCGCGCCGGGCGGCCTGCTGGGCGGGGCCGAAGAGGTCGCGTACGGCTTCGACCGTGGTGAGGGTGTCGGTGCCGCGCTCGGGCTGCTCGGTGTTGACCAGTCGCACGGCATAGTCCGAGTAATAGGCCAGTTCCACTTGTAGTCCTTACGGGCTGGGGCTAAGGTGCGGAATGCTTGCGTGAGGTAATAGGTGTTGTTGCTACGAGGGTATTACGTCTTGAAAGGGAAGCGATGACCGAGACCGTTGCCGGCGCCGATTGGGCGGCGTGGCAGAACAGTTGGGACCGTCAGCAGGAGTGGTACCTCCCCGACCGCGAGGAGCGGTTCCGGGTGATGCTGGACATGGTCGAGGCGCTGGTGGGCCCCGCGCCCCGGGTGCTGGATCTCGCCTGCGGCACGGGAAGTATCTCCGACCGGCTGCTGAAGCGGTTCCCCGAGGCCGAGAGCGTGGGCGTCGATCTGGATCCTGCGCTGCTGGCCATCGCGGAAGGGTACTTCGCCGGCGAGCGCCGGGTCCGCTTCGTACGCGCCGATCTCAAGGACCCGGCCTGGACGGACCGGCTGCCGCACGACTCCTACGACGCGGTGCTCACCGCCACCGCGCTGCACTGGCTGCACACCGAGGACCTCCGGGGCCTGTATGGGCAGCTCGGCACCCTGGTGCGGGACGGCGGCGTCTTCCTGAACGCCGACCGCATGCCCGAGGAGGCCACCCCGCGGATCAACGCCGCCGAGCGGGCCTTCCGGCATGCGCGGATGGACGCGGCGAAGGCGGCCGGCGCCGTCGACTGGGCCGCGTGGTGGCAGCTGGCGGCCGCCGACCCGCGGCTGGCCGGGCCGACCGCCGAGCGCTTCGAGATCTACGGCGAGCACGCGGACGGCGACACCCCCTCGGCGGCATGGCATGCGGCCGTACTGCGCGAATCGGGGTTCGCGGAGGCCCGGCCGGTATGGTCCTCGCCCACGGATGCGCTGGTGC
This portion of the Streptomyces sp. 2114.4 genome encodes:
- a CDS encoding CGNR zinc finger domain-containing protein, which translates into the protein MELAYYSDYAVRLVNTEQPERGTDTLTTVEAVRDLFGPAQQAARRATESDVTRLRAVRARLRAVFEAAAGGDEVRAVDLLNALMMEFPVSPQISGHENRDDGGTSRSWGSPRSWGSPRSSGVESGGAVESEGGVESGVAESGGGRPNWHMHIADHAANATAGYTATACMGLAFHLTDLGIDRLGICEAQPCRNVYLDTSTNRSRRYCSDRCATRANVAAYRARKRLESERSGRTGRTAETTQESTPVTER
- the sodX gene encoding nickel-type superoxide dismutase maturation protease, which encodes MPERVHERGPEQGGDADAGSGRGGLLRAFGLAEVYNPSMVPTLRPGDQLVVQYGAVVRPGDVVVLRHPFRQDLLIVKRAVRRRDGGWWVQGDNPFVENDSREFGVVPDELVIARAWVRVRPPRGIQRSVTGVLSWVVSAVRPVRPERSLSRRLRAR
- a CDS encoding sodium:proton antiporter, translating into MDGTSSLVLLLLFLWCLCSRRMERFELTAPAAFVLLGLLLGEGTGVLHLALPHETVKLLAEVTLVWVLFTDAARLSFRALRPELGLYVRLLGIGLPLCVALGTVLAAALLPGVSWWAALYVGAALAPTDAALGATMMVNPVVPAKIRRLINVESGLNDGIVTPLVVLALAGVTAAEHTAPPDATGHALVQLVVGTAYGAVVGLAAGWLLRTTLRNGWAAEDFAGAGVLALALLAYTSALALGGNGFIAAFVAGLAFGSAHGAPPRVLLYVEQSAALLSVLVWLVFGALLLPEVFDHLTWQTAVYAVLSLTVIRMLPVALSLIGSGLDLKTVLFVGWFGPRGLASIIFGLLAVEELAAPDTRAVVPVVTLTVLLSVLAHGLTSAPLANRYGRAAAAKGIGPAGAEADELPVRGMAAGGLHRGPGHGRRRGGPAPS
- the sodN gene encoding superoxide dismutase, Ni translates to MLSRLFAPKVKVSAHCDLPCGVYDPAQARIEAESVKAVQEKYQANEDADFRTRAVLIKEQRAELAKHHVSVLWSDYFKPPHFEKYPELHQLVNDTLKALSAAKGSNDPATGQKALDYIAQIDKIFWETKKA
- a CDS encoding trans-aconitate 2-methyltransferase, encoding MTETVAGADWAAWQNSWDRQQEWYLPDREERFRVMLDMVEALVGPAPRVLDLACGTGSISDRLLKRFPEAESVGVDLDPALLAIAEGYFAGERRVRFVRADLKDPAWTDRLPHDSYDAVLTATALHWLHTEDLRGLYGQLGTLVRDGGVFLNADRMPEEATPRINAAERAFRHARMDAAKAAGAVDWAAWWQLAAADPRLAGPTAERFEIYGEHADGDTPSAAWHAAVLRESGFAEARPVWSSPTDALVLGLK